The following are encoded together in the Chanodichthys erythropterus isolate Z2021 chromosome 16, ASM2448905v1, whole genome shotgun sequence genome:
- the ghsra gene encoding growth hormone secretagogue receptor a has product MPAWTNRSNCSFNCSWDDNATYWGVEHPVNIFPIPVLTGVTVTCVLFFFVGVTGNLMTILVVTKYKDMRTTTNLYLSSMAFSDLLIFLCMPLDLYRIWKYRPWNFGNILCKLFQFVSECCTYATILNITALSVERYFAICFPLRAKIVVTKGRVRGVILVLWIVSFFSAGPVFVLVGVEHENGTNSWDTNECKATEYAIRSGLLTIMVWVSSIFFFLPVFCLTVLYTLIGRKLWKRKRETIGENATSRDKNNRQTVKMLAVVVFAFVLCWLPFHVGRYLISKSTEMGSPVMSVISQYCNLISFVLFYLSAAINPILYNIMSKKYRMAACKLFGLRNNPRRSTSVAKGESPPCWTESTASV; this is encoded by the exons ATGCCTGCCTGGACGAACCGGTCCAACTGTTCCTTCAACTGCAGTTGGGATGATAACGCGACATACTGGGGCGTCGAGCACCCGGTCAACATTTTCCCCATTCCAGTGCTAACCGGGGTCACCGTCACCTGCGTCCTCTTCTTCTTTGTAGGTGTAACGGGGAATCTGATGACCATTTTGGTTGTGACAAAATACAAAGACATGCGAACCACCACAAACCTGTACCTGTCCAGCATGGCCTTTTCGGATTTACTAATTTTTCTCTGCATGCCTCTGGACTTGTACAGAATCTGGAAGTACCGACCTTGGAATTTCGGCAACATACTTTGTAAACTCTTTCAGTTTGTGAGCGAGTGTTGCACATATGCGACCATTCTGAACATcactgctctcagtgtggagaGATACTTTGCTATTTGTTTTCCTCTTAGGGCAAAGATAGTCGTGACCAAGGGTCGCGTGCGAGGGGTCATTTTGGTCCTCTGGATAGTATCCTTCTTTAGTGCAGGACCTGTATTTGTGCTCGTCGGGGTTGAGCATGAAAATGGGACAAACTCGTGGGATACTAACGAATGCAAAGCGACGGAATATGCCATTAGGTCTGGACTCCTAACCATCATGGTTTGGGTCTCCAGCATCTTTTTCTTCTTGCCGGTGTTCTGCTTAACTGTTTTGTATACTCTCATCGGGCGAAAGCTCTGGAAGAGAAAGAGGGAGACGATTGGAGAAAACGCTACGAGTCGTGATAAAAACAATAGACAGACAGTGAAAATGCTGG cTGTGGTGGTGTTTGCCTTCGTGCTCTGCTGGCTTCCCTTTCATGTTGGACGCTACCTGATCTCCAAATCCACAGAGATGGGCTCTCCTGTCATGTCTGTCATCAGCCAGTACTGTAATCTCATCTCCTTTGTACTCTTTTACCTTAGTGCAGCAATCAACCCTATTCTGTACAACATCATGTCCAAGAAGTACAGGATGGCAGCTTGCAAACTTTTCGGACTGCGTAATAACCCACGAAGAAGCACATCGGTGGCCAAAGGAGAGAGTCCACCGTGCTGGACGGAATCCACTGCCAGCGTGTGA